A window of Gammaproteobacteria bacterium contains these coding sequences:
- a CDS encoding efflux RND transporter periplasmic adaptor subunit, which yields MAHPRARILIVTAALLGVGGLLAWGIHQRLQDGGKTAVLGAGNQVVPVEVVAIEHGPIDWLRTFTGTLEARAEFVVAPKVGGRLERLNADLADEVTRGQVVAVLDDAEYVQAVARARADLEVARASRAEARSLLEIAERALKRIEQLRERGVISESQRDAAKAEELAKLAAMEVTKAQVTRAEAELEAARIRLGYTQVAAGWRGGSDRRVVAERYVDEGETVAANAPLLRIVELDPITGVFFVTEREYGRLRHGQDVTISTDAFPGERFQGVVQRIAPVFRESTRQARVELRASNLELRLKPGMFVHATVLLGREEAAVIVPEQALTTRDGRKGVFVVDPQGTSVTWREVRPGIRQGDRVQIQGEGLEGKVVVLGQQMLEDGASIRISGERTVTAP from the coding sequence ATGGCACATCCCCGCGCAAGGATCCTGATCGTGACCGCGGCTCTGTTGGGGGTGGGAGGGCTCCTGGCATGGGGGATTCACCAGCGCCTGCAAGATGGCGGGAAGACGGCGGTGCTGGGGGCGGGCAACCAGGTGGTGCCGGTGGAGGTCGTCGCGATCGAGCACGGTCCCATCGACTGGCTGCGTACGTTCACCGGTACCCTCGAGGCACGCGCCGAGTTCGTCGTGGCGCCCAAGGTGGGCGGACGCCTGGAACGGCTGAATGCGGATCTGGCCGACGAGGTGACCCGAGGACAGGTGGTCGCGGTGCTGGACGACGCAGAATATGTGCAGGCGGTCGCGCGGGCCAGGGCCGATCTGGAGGTGGCGCGGGCCAGTCGGGCCGAGGCCCGGAGCCTGCTGGAGATCGCCGAGCGTGCGTTGAAGCGCATCGAGCAGTTGCGCGAACGCGGTGTCATTTCGGAGTCGCAGCGGGACGCGGCCAAGGCGGAGGAGCTGGCGAAACTGGCCGCGATGGAGGTGACCAAGGCTCAGGTCACCCGTGCCGAGGCGGAGCTCGAAGCCGCGCGTATACGACTCGGGTACACCCAGGTCGCCGCGGGCTGGCGCGGCGGCAGCGACCGGCGTGTGGTGGCGGAGCGTTACGTGGACGAGGGAGAGACCGTGGCCGCCAATGCCCCACTGCTGCGCATCGTGGAGCTGGATCCCATCACGGGGGTGTTCTTCGTCACCGAGCGGGAATACGGGCGGCTGCGCCATGGGCAGGATGTGACGATATCGACGGACGCCTTTCCCGGAGAGAGATTCCAGGGGGTGGTCCAGCGCATCGCGCCGGTGTTCCGGGAATCCACACGCCAGGCACGGGTGGAGCTTCGGGCCTCCAACCTCGAACTGCGCCTCAAGCCCGGCATGTTCGTGCATGCCACGGTGCTGCTGGGTCGAGAGGAGGCGGCGGTCATCGTTCCGGAGCAGGCGCTGACCACGCGCGACGGACGTAAGGGTGTGTTTGTGGTGGACCCGCAGGGTACCTCGGTCACGTGGCGCGAGGTGCGGCCGGGTATCCGTCAGGGCGATCGAGTCCAGATACAGGGTGAAGGCCTCGAGGGGAAGGTCGTCGTCCTGGGTCAGCAGATGCTCGAAGACGGCGCATCCATCCGTATCTCCGGGGAGCGTACGGTCACCGCTCCATGA
- a CDS encoding tetratricopeptide repeat protein gives MSIPESRKGAARPRRRYIPAVGPKLRKLLYVVLGLFTLLSFNAVYLGTITLSEWLTGETYQNYFYQYMFLAHLTLGLLLIVPVVVYGVIHLRNAHERPNRRAVNVGYALFTVALILLASGLVLTRGLPLVEVRQPLARETAYWLHIIAPLLVAWLFVLHRLAGPRINWRFGGAVAGVTALFAVGMLTLQAQDPRQWNEAGPASGEKYFFPSLARTATGNFIPAKTLMMDDYCRECHADTHEKWSNSVHRFASFNNPAYLFSVRNTREFSLERDGTVQASRFCAGCHDLVPFFSGAFDDPDFDDVNHPTSQAGITCTGCHAITHMNSNRGNSDYTIEEPLHYPFAFSDNPFLQWVNRSLVKAKPDFHKKTFLKPLHRTPEFCAGCHKVHLPPELNHYKWLRGQDHYDPYRLSGVSGHGIKSFYYPPKAEHNCAGCHMPLEASDDFGARPFDGKGVLKVHDHQFPSANTAIPHLLDLPDWVIDAHRRFLEDTVRVDIMALREGGTIDGNPIGPIRPQIPALRPGATYLVEVVLRTMKLGHVFTQGTADSNEVWLDVAATSGGRVIGRSGGLEGETGETDPWSHFVNAYVIDREGNRIDRRNPENIFTALYSHQIPPGAADTVHFVLRVPEAAGPNIRLEARLQYRKFDTAYTRQFLGEGFTHNDLPIVTIGSDTVVLPVAGRGTADPTQSRDIPPWQRWNDYGIGLLRKGGPGQLRQAEEAFRRVEALGRADGPLNLARVYIREGRLDEAVDALRRAADHEPPAYPWSVAYFTAVVNRQNGYLDKALQGYADIVNTRYREAHEREFDFSQDYTLLNEYAQTLFDRSKLERGNVDRRTAYLREAERWFQLVLELDPENAEAYYGLSQVYTHLGDPDKAQTHRARYVKYKADDNARDRAIGLARQKSAPANHAADAIVLYDLQRPGAYGLGEPPTETVASR, from the coding sequence ATGTCGATTCCCGAATCCCGAAAAGGCGCCGCGCGCCCGCGACGCCGCTATATCCCCGCTGTGGGACCCAAGCTACGCAAGCTCCTTTACGTCGTGCTGGGGTTGTTCACCCTGTTGTCGTTCAATGCCGTCTACCTCGGCACCATCACCTTGTCGGAATGGCTCACGGGGGAGACCTATCAGAACTACTTCTATCAGTACATGTTCCTGGCGCATCTGACGCTCGGGCTGTTGCTGATCGTCCCGGTCGTCGTCTACGGCGTTATCCATCTCCGCAATGCCCACGAACGGCCCAACCGCCGTGCCGTCAATGTGGGTTACGCGCTGTTTACCGTGGCGCTGATCCTGCTGGCCAGCGGGCTGGTCCTGACGCGGGGTCTACCCCTGGTGGAAGTCCGCCAGCCTTTGGCGCGGGAGACGGCATACTGGCTCCACATCATCGCCCCGTTGCTGGTGGCCTGGCTGTTCGTCCTGCACCGCCTGGCGGGACCGCGGATCAATTGGCGTTTTGGCGGGGCCGTGGCGGGGGTCACGGCATTGTTCGCGGTGGGCATGCTGACGCTCCAGGCCCAGGATCCGCGCCAGTGGAACGAGGCCGGCCCGGCCAGTGGCGAGAAGTACTTCTTCCCGTCCCTGGCGCGCACTGCGACCGGCAATTTTATCCCTGCGAAGACGCTGATGATGGACGACTATTGCCGGGAGTGTCACGCCGATACGCACGAGAAATGGTCGAATAGCGTGCACCGCTTCGCGTCATTCAACAACCCGGCCTACCTGTTCTCGGTACGCAACACACGTGAGTTTTCGCTCGAACGCGACGGCACCGTCCAGGCATCGCGCTTCTGCGCGGGGTGTCATGACCTGGTGCCGTTCTTCAGCGGCGCCTTCGACGATCCCGATTTCGATGACGTGAATCACCCGACCTCGCAGGCCGGCATTACCTGCACCGGTTGCCATGCCATCACCCACATGAACAGCAACCGAGGCAATTCGGATTATACGATCGAGGAGCCGCTGCACTACCCCTTCGCGTTCAGTGACAATCCCTTCCTGCAATGGGTCAATCGCTCGTTGGTCAAGGCCAAGCCGGATTTTCACAAGAAGACCTTCCTGAAACCCCTGCACAGGACGCCGGAATTCTGCGCCGGGTGCCACAAGGTGCACCTGCCTCCCGAACTCAACCACTACAAGTGGCTGCGTGGCCAGGATCACTACGACCCTTATCGCCTGAGCGGGGTATCCGGTCACGGCATCAAGAGCTTCTACTATCCCCCGAAGGCCGAGCACAACTGCGCGGGCTGCCACATGCCGCTCGAGGCTTCGGATGATTTCGGCGCCAGGCCCTTCGACGGCAAGGGGGTGCTCAAGGTGCACGATCACCAGTTCCCTTCCGCCAACACCGCGATCCCGCACCTGCTGGACCTGCCGGACTGGGTCATCGACGCGCACCGCAGATTCCTCGAGGACACCGTACGGGTAGACATCATGGCCCTGCGCGAAGGCGGTACCATCGACGGCAATCCGATCGGGCCGATCCGCCCGCAGATCCCGGCGCTTCGACCCGGCGCCACCTACCTGGTCGAGGTCGTGCTTCGCACCATGAAGCTGGGACATGTCTTCACGCAGGGGACCGCCGATTCCAATGAGGTGTGGCTGGATGTCGCTGCGACCAGCGGCGGCAGGGTCATCGGGCGCAGCGGCGGCCTGGAGGGGGAGACCGGGGAGACGGATCCCTGGTCGCACTTCGTCAACGCCTACGTGATCGACCGCGAGGGGAATCGCATCGATCGCCGCAACCCGGAGAACATCTTTACGGCGCTCTACAGTCACCAGATCCCCCCGGGGGCCGCGGACACCGTGCACTTCGTGCTGCGCGTCCCCGAGGCCGCCGGCCCGAACATCAGGCTGGAGGCGCGCCTGCAGTACCGCAAGTTCGATACCGCATACACGCGCCAGTTCCTGGGCGAGGGTTTCACCCACAACGACCTGCCGATCGTCACCATCGGCAGCGACACCGTGGTGCTGCCGGTCGCCGGTCGCGGCACGGCAGATCCCACGCAGTCGCGCGACATCCCCCCATGGCAGCGCTGGAACGACTACGGCATCGGCCTGTTACGCAAGGGCGGCCCCGGTCAGCTGCGCCAGGCCGAGGAAGCCTTCCGCCGTGTCGAAGCGCTCGGCCGGGCGGACGGACCGTTGAATCTCGCCCGCGTCTACATCCGCGAGGGCCGTCTGGACGAGGCCGTGGACGCGCTGCGCCGGGCCGCCGATCATGAACCGCCGGCCTACCCCTGGTCGGTAGCCTATTTCACCGCGGTGGTGAACCGCCAGAACGGTTACCTGGACAAGGCGCTGCAAGGCTACGCCGATATCGTCAACACGCGGTATCGGGAGGCTCACGAGCGGGAGTTCGACTTCAGCCAGGATTACACCCTGCTGAACGAGTACGCCCAGACCCTGTTCGACCGCTCCAAACTCGAGCGCGGCAACGTCGATCGGCGCACCGCATACCTTCGCGAGGCCGAACGCTGGTTCCAGCTGGTCCTGGAGCTGGATCCCGAGAATGCCGAGGCGTACTACGGGCTGTCGCAGGTGTACACACACCTCGGCGATCCCGACAAGGCACAGACGCACCGTGCCCGCTACGTCAAGTACAAGGCCGACGACAATGCCCGCGACCGGGCGATCGGACTGGCGCGCCAGAAGAGCGCGCCGGCAAATCACGCCGCCGATGCGATCGTCCTTTACGATCTGCAGCGCCCGGGCGCCTACGGACTGGGCGAGCCGCCCACGGAAACGGTGGCTTCGCGATGA
- a CDS encoding CRTAC1 family protein — translation MEHNAAHEEVPQDDTVIARALKWSLIALGAAAVLGVGTWLILRREAPEPVVQDAARVVAQPIAEAIEVAPPPVRFADVTRAAGVDFVHVNGAYGERLLPETMGGGVAFLDYDNDGLQDLLFVNSSTWPWRTQETRPSPPALYRSLGNGRFENVTEHTGLGTIDMYGMGAAVADINGDGYSDIFLSGVGPNRLLLNEKGERFTDATSQAGVAGDDDAWSSSAAFFDYDRDGDLDLFVCNYVKWSREIDLGVDYRLTGIGRAYGPPTNYAGSYSYLYRNNGDGTFTDVSEAAGIQIDNPATGLPAGKGLAVHPVDIDADGWLDLMVSNDTVQNFLFLNQGDGTFEESGMASGLAFDNSGKATGAMGLDAAAYNNDSELAIAVGNFSNEMSSFYVSRDGSALFTDEAIVSGVGAESRRALSFGVFFFDYDLDGRADLLQTNGHVEDEINVVQPSQHYEQPTQLFWNCGPQCARNYVHVAPEDTGDLGLPVVGRGASYGDIDQDGDLDVVITQVNRAPLVLRNDQSLGHHWLRVKVKGTGLNQDALGARVDITAGGVSQTRTVMPSRSYLAQVELPVTFGLADAARVDHLKVTWPDGTTRQLSDVAADQVLEVSYPAEDLDASKA, via the coding sequence ATGGAACACAACGCAGCCCACGAGGAGGTTCCCCAGGACGATACCGTCATCGCTCGGGCCTTGAAGTGGTCGCTGATCGCGTTGGGCGCCGCCGCCGTACTGGGCGTCGGGACATGGCTGATCCTGCGGCGGGAGGCGCCCGAGCCGGTGGTCCAGGATGCGGCCAGGGTCGTCGCGCAGCCCATCGCCGAAGCGATCGAGGTTGCCCCACCCCCGGTGCGCTTTGCCGACGTGACCCGTGCCGCAGGCGTGGACTTCGTGCATGTGAATGGCGCCTACGGCGAACGTCTCCTCCCGGAGACCATGGGCGGCGGTGTGGCGTTTCTGGACTACGACAACGACGGCCTGCAGGACCTGCTGTTCGTCAATTCCAGCACCTGGCCGTGGCGCACGCAGGAGACGAGGCCTTCACCCCCGGCACTCTACCGCAGTCTCGGCAACGGCAGGTTCGAAAACGTCACCGAGCACACCGGGCTCGGGACGATCGACATGTACGGAATGGGCGCCGCCGTGGCCGACATCAACGGCGACGGTTATTCGGATATCTTCCTGAGCGGCGTCGGTCCGAACCGGCTGCTGCTCAATGAGAAGGGGGAGCGTTTTACCGATGCAACGTCGCAGGCCGGCGTGGCCGGCGATGACGACGCATGGAGCTCGAGCGCGGCGTTCTTCGACTACGACCGGGACGGCGACCTGGATCTGTTCGTGTGCAACTATGTAAAGTGGTCACGCGAGATCGATCTTGGCGTCGACTACCGGCTGACGGGAATCGGACGCGCATACGGCCCGCCGACCAACTACGCAGGGAGTTACTCCTACCTCTACCGCAACAATGGCGACGGCACGTTTACCGATGTCAGCGAGGCGGCGGGCATCCAGATCGACAATCCCGCCACCGGACTACCGGCCGGTAAGGGACTCGCGGTGCATCCGGTCGATATCGACGCCGACGGCTGGCTCGACCTGATGGTCTCCAACGACACGGTGCAGAACTTTCTGTTCCTGAACCAGGGAGACGGCACCTTCGAGGAGAGCGGCATGGCATCGGGCCTGGCCTTCGACAACAGCGGCAAGGCGACCGGCGCCATGGGACTCGATGCCGCCGCCTACAACAATGACAGCGAGCTGGCCATCGCGGTGGGGAATTTCTCCAACGAGATGAGCTCGTTCTACGTCTCCCGCGACGGCAGTGCGTTGTTCACCGACGAGGCCATCGTCTCCGGCGTCGGCGCCGAGAGTCGGCGTGCTCTGAGCTTCGGCGTGTTCTTCTTCGATTACGACCTGGACGGCCGGGCGGACCTGCTCCAGACCAATGGCCACGTCGAGGACGAGATCAACGTGGTGCAGCCGAGTCAACACTACGAGCAGCCTACCCAACTTTTCTGGAACTGCGGGCCGCAGTGCGCGCGCAACTACGTGCACGTGGCGCCGGAAGACACCGGCGATCTGGGGCTACCCGTCGTCGGACGGGGCGCCAGTTACGGGGACATCGACCAGGACGGCGACCTCGACGTGGTGATCACGCAGGTCAATCGCGCGCCGCTGGTATTGCGCAACGACCAGTCGCTAGGTCATCACTGGCTGCGCGTGAAGGTCAAGGGCACGGGTCTCAACCAGGACGCCCTGGGCGCACGCGTCGACATCACCGCCGGCGGGGTCTCGCAGACGCGCACGGTCATGCCCTCGCGCAGCTACCTGGCACAGGTGGAACTGCCGGTTACCTTCGGCCTGGCCGATGCGGCGCGCGTGGATCACCTAAAGGTGACCTGGCCCGACGGGACGACCCGGCAACTCAGCGACGTGGCAGCGGACCAGGTACTCGAGGTGAGTTATCCGGCCGAGGACCTCGATGCCTCGAAAGCATGA